In Geminocystis sp. NIES-3709, a single genomic region encodes these proteins:
- a CDS encoding ATP-dependent DNA helicase RecQ, with product MMDKIQQLRNTLKHYWGYDNFRYPQEEIMMAILSGKDCLIVMPTGGGKSICFQLPALLQEGLTIVISPLVALMENQVQELREKNLPAGILHSEVSKFDRKNTLFALKSEKLRLLYLSPETLLSPSIWEIISIREIKINSLILDEAHCLAQWGESFRPAYRRLGTIRSCLLNYKPSSTKIPIASFTATADINTQKTIIESLQLINPQKFLISPYRDNLKIEVKTIWTPKGRKQELIKYIQRKKKESGLIYVRTRKDSEELAHLLNEAGYPNQPYHGGLGSNIRRKIESDWLKETIKFVVCTCAFGMGINKSNLRWIFHYQAPLLLSEYIQEIGRGGRDGKLTEAVTLISEASGWLNPEDKQRREYFLNQQIKLYQQAEEFLKQIPIKGNIEELSRKFNNPNYQLYLSILNSSEQLQWIDTSQYQLTPKKTHQSIQSLINQQKKLTYQTHQYLITKTCRWHFLLSAFGFSPSTNFRCGRCDNCK from the coding sequence ATGATGGATAAAATACAACAACTAAGAAATACTCTTAAACACTATTGGGGTTACGATAATTTTCGATACCCTCAAGAAGAAATCATGATGGCTATTTTGTCAGGAAAAGATTGTTTAATTGTTATGCCAACAGGAGGAGGCAAGTCAATTTGTTTTCAGTTACCTGCTTTATTACAAGAGGGTTTAACTATAGTTATTTCTCCTTTAGTGGCTTTGATGGAAAATCAAGTACAAGAGTTGCGAGAAAAAAATTTACCCGCAGGTATTTTACATAGTGAGGTGAGTAAGTTCGATCGAAAAAATACTCTTTTTGCCTTAAAATCAGAAAAATTAAGATTACTTTATCTGTCTCCAGAAACTTTACTTTCACCATCTATCTGGGAAATAATTAGCATTCGGGAAATTAAAATTAATAGTTTAATCTTAGATGAAGCTCACTGTTTAGCACAATGGGGGGAGTCTTTTCGTCCAGCTTATCGACGTTTAGGCACGATTCGTTCATGCTTACTTAATTATAAACCATCAAGTACCAAAATCCCGATCGCATCTTTTACTGCCACTGCCGATATAAATACTCAAAAAACTATCATTGAATCCTTACAGTTAATCAATCCTCAAAAATTTTTGATTAGTCCTTACCGTGATAACTTAAAGATAGAGGTAAAAACAATTTGGACACCAAAAGGAAGAAAACAAGAGTTAATTAAATATATCCAAAGAAAAAAGAAAGAAAGTGGCTTAATTTATGTACGCACCAGAAAAGATAGCGAAGAATTAGCTCATTTATTAAATGAAGCGGGTTATCCAAATCAACCCTATCACGGAGGATTAGGTAGCAACATCCGCAGAAAAATAGAATCTGATTGGCTAAAGGAAACAATAAAATTTGTAGTTTGTACTTGTGCCTTTGGTATGGGAATAAATAAAAGCAATCTTAGATGGATTTTTCATTACCAAGCTCCATTATTGTTGTCGGAGTATATTCAAGAAATAGGAAGGGGTGGCAGAGACGGAAAACTAACGGAAGCAGTTACTCTGATTAGCGAAGCAAGTGGTTGGTTAAATCCCGAAGATAAGCAAAGGAGAGAGTATTTTTTAAACCAACAAATTAAACTTTATCAACAAGCAGAAGAATTTTTAAAGCAAATACCCATAAAAGGAAATATTGAAGAATTATCGAGAAAATTTAACAATCCTAACTATCAACTATATTTATCTATTCTTAATAGTAGTGAACAATTGCAGTGGATTGATACTTCTCAATATCAGTTAACCCCAAAAAAAACCCATCAGTCAATACAATCTCTTATTAATCAACAAAAAAAATTAACTTACCAAACTCATCAATACCTAATTACGAAAACCTGCCGATGGCATTTCTTGTTATCAGCTTTTGGCTTTTCTCCTTCGACAAATTTTCGTTGTGGTAGATGCGATAACTGTAAATAA
- the rplI gene encoding 50S ribosomal protein L9, with translation MAKKLQLLLNKDVNKLGKRGDLVDVAPGYARNYLVPQGFGVLVTEGILRQVDQRREKERQRLLAILEEAKSRKIALQTINNFVIRKQVGEQDAIFGTVTTQEVVDIIKQNAGLEIERQAITLPEIKKTGKYQADIKLHTEVTAQITIEVAPL, from the coding sequence ATGTTAATAAGTTGGGTAAAAGAGGTGACTTAGTCGATGTTGCACCCGGTTACGCCCGTAATTATCTTGTTCCCCAAGGCTTTGGCGTGTTAGTAACTGAAGGTATTTTACGCCAAGTTGACCAAAGAAGAGAAAAAGAAAGACAACGTTTATTAGCTATTTTAGAAGAAGCTAAATCTCGTAAAATTGCTTTACAAACTATCAATAATTTCGTAATTCGTAAACAAGTGGGTGAACAAGATGCTATTTTTGGTACTGTTACCACTCAAGAAGTCGTTGATATTATTAAACAAAATGCTGGTTTGGAAATTGAGCGTCAAGCTATTACTTTACCCGAAATCAAAAAAACTGGCAAATATCAAGCGGATATTAAACTTCACACTGAAGTAACTGCTCAAATTACGATCGAAGTTGCACCACTTTAA